Part of the Xenopus tropicalis strain Nigerian chromosome 3, UCB_Xtro_10.0, whole genome shotgun sequence genome, ctgccccaataaggagtaattatatcttcgttgggatcaattacaggtactgttttattattacagagaaaagggaatcatttaaccattaaataaacccaataggactgttctgccccaataaggagtaattatatcttcgttgggatcaattacaggtactgttttattattacagagaaaagggaatcatttaaccattaaataaacccaatagggctgttctgcccccaataaggggtaattatatcttagttgggatcaagtacgggtacagttttattattacagagaaaagggaatcatttaaccattaaataaacccaatagggctgttctgccccaataagggataattatatcttagttgggatcaagtacaggtattgttttattattacagagaaaagggaatcatttaaccattaaataaacccaataggactgttctgcccccaataagggataattatatcttcgttgggatcaattacaaggtactgttttattattacagagaaaaaggaaaccattataacctttctgtaatttggaactttctggataatgggtttccggataaggggtccgatacccgtacatgtatttttttggtgCATGTCATAATTTACCCCAATTGCTATCCTCTAATGTAATTATCTCCTTAAAAAAACAAGCAGGGGGCATGACCCATCATCCCAAAGGCTTTATGCAGTTGCTCCAGAATGATAAGGCTGCCCATCTGTACGGTGGCCTGGAGCGGTGGCTGAGGGAACCCAacctgaaagccagttagggtgagatttagggaGGATGTCATGTTGTTTCTCTAAAGAAAACAAattcttcagcacaccacttacatatttCAAGGGTGCATTCAGTTCTCCGGCTGCTTCCAAGCCAAACAACATCCAGTCATACCTTGTATTGGGAGAAGCACACCCCTATACTCCGGCAAATGCCTTTAAGTCATTTATTTCAGCTTAAATGCAGCAGAAGCTTTGGGGGGAACACCCCTTCCTCAGGTGCCTGCATTTCTGCTGAAATAAATGACTGGATGTTGTTCCTCTAAACATTCTTGAAAGTCTAACTTTAAGGAAAATGAGAAATTCATAATGGTTTATGACCTTTCTATCAGATTAAGGTAGCTTTGAACAAATATTGGATCTCAATATGAAGAAACCCCTGAGTAAAATTTTATTTAGGTGTTTGTCGTTCTGACTGCAGTCTTACCTGTATTCATATGATCTGAGCTGGATGCAGCAGTGGATGCTGAGCTATTTGATACtgctaataaaaagaaataaacatgATAAATGATAATGTAGAAGAACAAGAATATTGTTAGTTTAAAAAGATATATTAGTGACAATACAAAGCAGCTGCAGAGTGGGCAGGGCTCAGGCCACAAAAGGGAAACAGAGCCCAGGGAAAGTGCAACATATCAGCAGGTAAAGGGAACATGCATTATTCCATGTTTATAAAATACTTATACTGACTTGTACTTATTTTTTCTGGAGAAGATATGGTCCAGTGAGCTAACATGACCCAGTAATAATGGAGATCATTTAAAGGGCACATAAACCTTCCATAgcagtgttgctccacccaaaGTTGTTgcgctacaactcccagaatagtGCGACAATATCAGACATGGAATGCTAAAGTAACACTAGAACTTTTTCTAAATCCTCCAGAGTCAACACCATTGGCTGCCAACATGGCCTATAAACTATAACCTCTTCAACCACTATATGATCTGGGATCAGTGAGAAGGTTAAAAAATACAATTGGGTAAAGACTACATTTCTCATTGGTTCTCTCCCAACAGGCCTCTGATTGTTGGTCTGTGGGCAAAATGATCATATGAAACAGACGTGGTCCAGCACTTGGGTCATTAAAGATCCGATTCCTAAAGggtagaaaatgtaatataaacagaCATAGGAATAGAAATCCCAGCGAGTGAGAGCTGAGCCTTACCTTCACTGGCTTGGGATGTTCTGGTTGGAATGGCAGGGCTAGAGAGATTTGTCTGTTCTAGAAAAGAATGCCACACAGATTTAAAAgaatacaatattatataatgGAATTTCCTACCTTTGAAAAATGAAATCACATATTAAGCATGGTGCTTAATATCTCTCCCCTCTACCCAACTAACATTCAGGCAACTGCCCAGAGCTGGATTTGTGCATTAAAATGGCCTTTACAGGtctgggatcctttatccagaaacccgttatccagaaacactgaattatgggaaagctcCTTGTTACGTTCTTGAGTGAATAATTAAAGCCAAAACAcattatttttcttgcattttgggtgtcttcgttttttattactttttccaactttcaaatgggggtcactgaccccagcagccaaaaaatgtattgctctgtgaagctacaattttattgctattgctacttgttattacttatctttctattcagtcccattTAAATAAgaacaggagagggactgaatagaaagataagtaataaaatgcagcgtaaacaaaaatccaaaaatggaaagctgctgaacaaaaaccttataattcaaaaaccacagaaaataacaagtgaagaccaaatgcaaattgtctaagaatatcaagctctacatcatattaaaattgGTTTTCAGGTAAAAAACTCCTTTAATGAACTGTTAGGTGATAATGTGCATTATTTCATATCAGCTTTTGATGTATAAACCCCTAATGTTTCTAAACTGGGGCAAATACTCACCTTCATCTACACTGACTTGTATCTCCCCCTTTTGGTCGTTGAACCAACCAGGGATCTCCACCCTGCAGCAGTAGGTTCCGGAGTCACTGATGGTCAGTTGGGTGATGGTGAGAGACACGTCCCCCTGTTCTATGTTCCCCAATAATCTGTATCTCTCTGATTGGTGCCAGATAACTTCCTTCCCATCACTATCAGTCCTGAGGATTGGATTCAGACATTTGGAAGTTGGGCAATGGCCGCGGCCCCAGCACATACTGGTGGTACCTCCAGTAACAGGGTAAATGCAGGGTAATAGCACTGTCCCCCCGACTGATCCCCTCACATGTTCTGCTCCTACTGTCAGAGCTGCAAAGAGGCAATTAGGAAAGACAGAAATATTAATCCCATACAGAGTGGGTATGTTCCCTAGGGTACAAACTGGAAGAACCAACCACACTAATGTTAATGTAGAATTAAAATGATTAAAGTAATTTTTAGAGCACCATATattgtttattaataaaatttgcagttggtctttaacagcaaattttttgccaggcattgattttCATCAAAATTTCATGTTTCACGTATCACTAGTTTGTTCGCTTTGCTGGAATCTGACTTTATATTTTTAGTAAATGGGTAAATGATATCTTGCACTTGGATTTGCTTTTAATTTGGTgttggagcctatgattaagtgctgggaaagcatgaaacgcataaggctgTGTTTGTAAGGGGTTACTTATGCTTTTAAtggattaaaataaaattgttttacttttaaGTGGATTTTTTGGAGACTTTCTTTTTCTTAGTTGTAATATCCCTCAGTGATCACTACAGGGTGCTCTCTACATGCCACATCAATAacgtttccttttttttaatacagtttcTCCATTAAATTCCTTTTTTGAAGTTTCCGGACtaaatgaaacaatgtagcagaggtgcattgttcaggagtcagaacaacaAATGCAGAGAATGCAAGCAGCCATACAGAATGCTGTTTTCACTAGCAATTACAGTTGCacccctcagtaactgctaatatccctacattatcccttataatacatgagtgatacccagagttccctgtataactcagcctgcagccttgtgcctttatatgggcacagaacccctcagtgactgctaatatccttatcatttacagtagggggtacattatcccttataatacatgagtgatactcagagttccctgtataactcagcctgcagccttgtgcctttatatgggcacagaacccctcagtgtctgctaatatccttatcatttacagtagcgggtacattatcccttataatacatgagtgatactcagagttccctgtataactcagcctgcagccttgtgcctttatatgggaacagaacccctcagtgactgctaatatccttatcatttacagtagggggtacattatcccttataatacatgagtgatacccagagttccctgtataactcagcctgcagccttgtgcctttatatgggcacagaacccctcagtgtctgctaatatccttatcatttacagtagggggtacattatcccttataatacatgagtgatactcagagttcccagtataactcagcctgcagccttgtgcctttatatgggcacagaacccctcagtgactgctaatatccttatcatttacagtagggggtacattatcccttataatacatgagtgatactcagagttccctgtataactcagcctgcagccttgtgcctttatatgggcacagaacccctcagtgtctgctaatatccttatcatttacagtagcgggtacattatcccttataatacatgagtgatactcagagttcccagtataactcagcctgcagccttgtgcctttatatgggcacagaacccctcagtgactgctaatatccttatcatttacagtagggtgtacattatcccttataatacatgagtgatacccagagttccctgtataactcagcctgcagccttgtgcctttatatgggcacagaacccctcagtgtctgctaatatccttatcatttacagtagggggtacattatcccttataatacatgagtgatactcagcgttccctgtataactcagcctgcagccttgtgcctttatatgggcacagaacccctcagtgacttctaatatccttatcatttacagctgAGGATAATGTGTCctttatataaatactatattttCTGTGGAAAAATAGAAAGccaaaaatgaaaagtaaaacacACGTACAAGGAAAACACAAGCAGCAGAAACATTGCTCAGTCCATCTGTAACGCctaaaaaggtaatttaaaacaaacttttcctttaaatcaggTACTTACCTGGCAGAAGGAAGAGAACAGGGCAAATACTAAGACACAGCATAGTCATATCTAGTTGAGTGCCCAACATTAATGGGCAGTGTATAATGATCATGCACAGCAGTAAGTGTTGGAGTGATGAAATGATCATGTAGATAATCAGCCTAGAAAGACTGAGAAAGGAAGTTCTGCTGTGGTCACCCATgtacatatccccccccccacattcacAGAAATAACAAGCGGAGACCCACTTGCTCAGGTCTCCCAATACGTGTGACTAAGGGGAAGCCCTGTAATGTCACTGCACGCTACCCCTGTACTTGTGCAAATGCCTGTGTGCGTAAATAAATGCCCTTTAAcccttttcactgccagccaagtTGGCACTTCTGGAACTTTTAATGCCAAACTATTTTTGGacattttgcgctctttcactttggggggcttttagtttacccaggaaaatgatatatagttttttttcaggACCACCTAAGCTCTGAAAATATCctagaatgtttgtgtaattccacttctgtaaaaagatataggcttctaaatgtctaaaaaattgaaaaaaaaaatgtctgcaatataaacacatatataagaaacataaattattttatgcacgtagatacaactgatttagaaagtcctatgtctcctgaatgtgccaatgcCAAATACGTATAGTTTTATtgggatttctcacttgtataggcaGTGTtcgactgggatgccaggggcccaccagaaaactttagaccatgggcccactctcatcACCCTAAATGGTATTAAATTAAGGTAGGTTGAGCCCAGCCAACAGAGAACATTCTATGCTAAAACTGCATTATGGGTTTAGGTTATAACACATTCTTACACAATAGGGGAAAGCaaagtattaatatatatattatatttgtattagaCAAAAAGGACTTGGGCTTGACATAGGGATGAGCATTACCTTAATGGGTTAACAACATTACAATGAAATGGTACAAACCATACAAGGAAAACATTACTACGATACAACTTAAGCGCAAGGTTTGTTAGATTTTGTTAGACAGACCTCACAGAGAATGAGAAACTGAAACTGATGTGGTTTTACATTATAGGCTTAATGTTGCTGGGTACGTTCTCTGCTCTGTGAGCCACTGACATTTATTATTTAGATGAGGGAACATTTAGTTTGTAGGTCACCAAAAGTCTGACTTggtcactgtgtgagagagaatgCTCTTTGGTTAATGGGATATAGACATGCCAAAACAAAACCATGCAGGTTCCCCAAATATTCACTCATGATTGTGCTTCATAGTCACCTACTCGCAGAAGTGAGATGTGTAACTGTACATGTAAGGTGCAATCAAGAAAACCTGTTTTTCtactgtatattttcattttagcatttccttggtgcccattttttaaggTGAACCCATGGTTTaattttaatgaaggcttggaAACGTCTAAACTGCTTTTATcctgttttggggtattataaattgaattggcactgtatttatcctgccatgtgtttcagggtcttatacatggaactggcactgtatttatcctgccatgtgtttcagggtattatacatggaactggcactgtatttatcctgccatgtgaattaggggtattatacatgggattggcCCTGCATTTATCATGCCATATgtttaaatacagtgccaatacatGAATTGGTGTATCTGgtgtattatacatagaattgatACTGCGTTTATCTTGCTGTGTGTtatgggggtattatacatggaattggcactatgtTTATTCTGccatatgttctggggtattatacatggaattgtcactatgtttattctgccatgtgttctgagctattatacatggaattggcactgtatttatcctcccATCTGTTCTGGGCTGTTATACATAGAActggcacagtatttatcctgctgtgtgttctgggctATTATACATGGATGATAGTCAAGTGCTAATTTGAGGCAAATATAAAGTTTTCACGCTTTGAAAAGCTGGGGATCTGTATTTCTCAATGCTGCAGGGCTGTGGAAAGAAAGCTAAGCacacaatattttacatttttagaataaCAATACAAAGCATGCATATATTATACGGCAAAAGACAGCTCTGTTTCTTAGTTTCACTCCCAGCATGTCACCAAGTGATTCCCACACCCACAAAATATAGCAAATTTCAAGAAATGTTCAGGTCAGGAATGCTTGCTCCTATGTATGACATTCGGTGGCACCCAAACAAAAAAGGTGCACTCTTGGTCACTGCAAATCATCAATGTTAATTAAAAAACCAGATGCATTTCATGCAGCGATGCACTTTGTATATGCAATGCTATTCACTGTAGGCCAATGGGTGCTAGGCTTTCCAGCTGAAGCACCTCTTGGAGGTGTAATCAGATTGTTGCATCAGCTATTCAGCCATAGGTCCAATATCTAGGgtagaaaataatttttcaacTAAAATCTCATAAGAAGCAAGCCAGGAGACTCATACATGTTTGCCTGAGTCtcacccaatatcacccacacCATAGCCGGGATGGGTGCCATACTGTTCACAGGTCGCAttttttggggaagaaaaacacCATCAATTAGGGGTGGGAAACACGATCATTCCCCCCATTTTCCCCCAATCTGGGCTCTTTTAGCTCACACGTCCAGTGGGGGAATGCTCTATGCTCTAATGTGGTAAAAAGGCCATCAATTTAATCAATGTTAAAAGCCGTTAAACCTCCAACAGTAGCCTTATGGACAAGTACTAAAATAGATGAAATTTATAGACATCTGGGGATCTGCAGTTGGAGTTAACAGCGACTGTGGCTGACTCCATTTAGACTTATTCTATGTGCCTAGTATATGCTGTGTTGAGAAATATGAAACAGGCTTATCTATTGACCTAGCTGGACCTTGGTTAATGTCTATAGAATCTTTTAGAGAAAACTGAGGGACATTTGTATAAGCTATAAGCTATTAATGATATGAGCATGAAGCACAGAAGGATaagcctaataaaataaaaaagacagaTTTATTTCTTAATTTCAAAGGGTGATCTTATCCAAAGCAGCCTGAGAAAGGAAAAtagaaacattattattataatgggtTAAACATGCACTGGAACATCACTGGTTCATGCACCTCAGCTTTGCTCTTGTTCCAGGAATACCCCAATGTCTCAGGGATGGACATAGAGCATGTGAAGCCAATGCACCTGTACAAGGGCCCTTAATGGCTCAGGGGCCATTAGCAACCCATACAAATCGTGttttttctgtaaataatttACTGGTAGCATTACACCTGAAGGCCCACTAAGGCCTTGGATGATTGGTTGTCAGTTCAAGTTCAAGCTTGTGAAATGGGAACAGATATTGGAAAATATAGGCATCAATcaatcagccatagttccaagaatatctaggacaacaaatacacattcaccccaaatctcaaccTAATTAGCCTACAAACTGGACTTTGGGGTATATTTTGGAGAGCAAATAGCTGCTCTGCAATAGACCTCAGGCTGAACCCCTGTGCCATTGCTCTAAATGAAGAGCAGTGCCTTCCTACCACTCCTGTCACCAAAGGTCTATATGACACCTATTACATTTAGCTGAGAGTGGGTCCTTCTGGTTAGGGTGTCTGGTGGACCCTAGGGCCCACAATGTTTACATAAGCATTCCTATTACAGGGGAGATCTAGAAGCTCCCATGAAAAATAATCTCTTGAAACTTGAGCTCATGAAACTTCTTAGCAAAACAAACTCAGCAGGAcctttccatttgtttttttctgctatgTAGGTATCTCTCTGTGTATTTGATTAGAATCACTTCAGTTAAAAGCTGCTCCTTACCGTTACATTCACAGGCGTGGGGAGGTGGTGGCCTCTCTGGTTGTATATCTATGGGTTGGTATTGCTGTAAATACTgcagaatggaaaaaaataaaataaaaataaaagctctTTCTTGTTTGAAACAGCTTGCGAATAAGCATGCAAAGGGCTtgtgaacatttttaaaagaacacTATCATTAAAGtaataaagttacattaaaaaaatctgatttaaacTCAAACCTATTTGCATCTTTTCATCTTTTTCATCTCTTCTTTATTTTCTCCCAATCATGTGATTCTTGCTCAGTCTCATCCATAAAGTAGTTGGAAGGTCCCTTGGATATATATGCACTGGAGCCTGGGCATCACTATGTTTCAGAATCAGATCTTTTAAGTTATGAAGTTTATCCCTTCCAGAACAAAATAACATGAACATCTCGGTACTCTGAAATACGTCTTTGAAATACAACAGACAAGGCTGAAACATGGAACTTTGAGGAAGACAACTTAATAGCTCTGTCAAGTAAAGCTGAAAATTGGTACCACTGGGGCTCCTTAGATCTGAGAACCACGCTTGGTGTGGCCAAAAGGGTCACCATAATTATGATGGCTTTTTCAAGCAGGGGTTGAGAgttaatggagaaaaaaatacagaaaaaccaGAGGCTATTTTCACCAACACATCTACCGCCACTTTTTGAGGTTGTGCtggcaaaatatataaaagcttTTGTGTTTTCCCTGGTTGCTATCATATCAGCCACAGAATTTCCCCCAACGGGACAACCTGGTGAAACCCCATTGGGTTGAGGAACCACTTGTTTCATGGGCATCATCCTGCAAGTCCCTCCATGCCTGTTGACATGTCCCACTGTGTGGAATAGTTGTGCTATATACTCACTGGTATGCCTTTCTTTCaaggtaaataaaaaaaggatGACCTAGTTGACCACTTATCTAGGACTGATTGGTAATATTGGCAGGACAGGCGATGTGGTCACGTCAGGAGTCAGCTTGCTTCTTTTGAGTAATGATGATCCATGAATAGAATGGGCCGGCCTGCCCAGAGGGAAGTCATCGCTGAACTGCCATGTGGTTTGTTGTTCAGAGATCCTTGTCTCTAGTCCCACTATCTAACTATTTCATCCTGGATATTGTGAAGATGCAACTGAGTATAAGGCCCTTCCTCTGTTCATTAGTCCCAGCATCCTCATCTCTTGTTGTGCTGTGGCTTCTGTCCAACAGGCTTCTTATCGGTGCTCAGCAATTGGATCCTCCTTGCTTTCAGGAACATCTTCTCATGGATGTTGCCTAGGATCATACTCAGAAACTGGAGAATCCACTGTGGGCAGGGTGGACAAGTTACCTATATTGTCTTCATTGAACAGATAACACAGTATTAAAGTGTTTATAAACCTATTATTTTAGTGtttgtgttttgcttttttcacatttacatggaacagcagggggcacactGGTTACACACTCATGATATTACCAATGTGAAACTACTAATatcattaaatctaaaaaaaaaaccaaaaaaactccaaaaaaacaaaaatatatttatatatatatatatatatgtaaattgaATGAGTTCAGAAGAGAACCCTGAGCATTTCCTCAAATCTCCAGGGTGCTGGGAACGTAGGATTCTTGTATGTTACTGGTATGATTACATGGGCATGTGGGATTATTTTCTTTAAGGAACTTTTctcagtacaaaaaaaataattgcagtgTATGCACCAGCAAAATCACTTGTCTGTGTAAATCTGTTAAACGGAATTCTGCTAATCAGTGCCCCCAGTTTCTGGAGTAGGCTCAGAACTTCCGCCTTTCAGTAAGCAGAGATCCAGAGGCTGCCCGGGATCCTGTCAGTGTCAGACAAGAGACTCACAGTTGCAGGATGACCGTAACCTATTGGGTCATTAAGGTCTTCAATCTCTATGTCCACCAAATGTTATACACTGTGTCTATATTTACAGGTGTGGATGTGTGGGGAATGGTGGACTCTCCTTGTTCCAGAGTAGGCCACATTTATAGAAAATATGTACCATACAAAGTTCCTGCTGGTGTCAGCCTAGCGAGGGTAAGGTAGGTGCCTTCTTCTTCCATTTGAGAAATGCatggatatacagatatatacgcAGTATTTTAGACATAAAGCCAATGCACATTATTTCCCTTAggcatagaccagtgctgtcccaGCTCTTATACAGTCTGGAACCAGTTATTCTGTAAATACCATGTTCGTTAGGTGGAGTTTAGAAGGAAACACATATTTAACCATGGGACTGTATTTAGAATGTTTTGCATGCTGTGATGTGCAGGTTCTTCCTTTGCTCAGAGTGATACTTACATAGAGTGTTTGAGCTCCATCTAGAGGCATTAATAGATATTGACATGCACCGCACACCACACATGGCACACCGCTTCAAAGCTTCACCAGAAGCACCaggatttaattattttttttgaaaaagtGTATTGAGTAAGTACATACTGCCATTAAATCCCGGAGTTgcatggatttttttgtgaactATATATAATGCATAGTATTTCTCTTGTAAATGAGAGTTTAAATGCTGTGCCCCCAGCTGCTTGGGGAGAGGTACAGTTAAACAGGGTGGCACTGCACCGTGGGGCATTC contains:
- the LOC101732881 gene encoding hepatitis A virus cellular receptor 1 homolog; the protein is MIISSLQHLLLCMIIIHCPLMLGTQLDMTMLCLSICPVLFLLPALTVGAEHVRGSVGGTVLLPCIYPVTGGTTSMCWGRGHCPTSKCLNPILRTDSDGKEVIWHQSERYRLLGNIEQGDVSLTITQLTISDSGTYCCRVEIPGWFNDQKGEIQVSVDEEQTNLSSPAIPTRTSQASEAVSNSSASTAASSSDHMNTVSAQLPDVSSPSREV